The Punica granatum isolate Tunisia-2019 chromosome 4, ASM765513v2, whole genome shotgun sequence sequence TAAAGACTGtactataattaatttataatttcattttgaaccttttttttctatatatagatacctTCCAGTATTTGGAAATTAGAAGTATAATGGGCCTACTAATCCAAGTTCGATTGAGATCGGTccattaaaagataaaatttttcaagtgaaaaattttattcatttataaaaCTCAAATTTAAAGATTTACTTAAGAAGAAAAGTTATCGAACCACCTTAAAGTTAAACGAACCCATATTGAtttcatcatatttttttatgtcaattttcaagaaaatccCCCTTCACATGCATTAAAAATCTCATGAACAACACCATTAAGAAAATTACgtcaaaaattaaataaaatcacTGGGGTCCGCGAATTTCCCACGCTTTTCCCCACTGTCCCTCTCCGCCTTAAAACCCCATCAACAATCTTCTTTCCAACACAAACTTTCAGTTTCTCCTTATATGAATCGATGTGCATTTCTTTATATCGCATTGACATGCCATCgattacataaatatatatccattatacatattatatatgtatgtgtgtaaataatatatggatcatcatcatcatcagccGCCTCCACCATCTCCCGATCCGCCTTCGCTGCTGCCCCCGCCTTCATTGGCCACTCCCACAACGAGGCCCGACCCAGTGTCCCCGAGACTCGTACCGTCCCCAGACGGATCATCGGGCAAGCACCATCCTAACTATCGGGGAGTGCGGTCGCGGAGTGGGAAATGGGTGTCGGAGATACGAGAGCCCCGGAAGACCACCCGCATTTGGCTCGGGACCTACCCAACCCCAGACATGGCAGCTGTGGCCTACGACGTGGCGGCGTTGGCCCTAAAGGGGCCTGAAGCCACCGTGAATTTCCCGGAGTTGGTCCACGCATACCCAGTCCCAGCTTCCACTTCCGCGGCCGATATTCGAGCAGCGGCAGGAAGGGCAGCAGCAGCCCGCGAACCAAAGCCGGAGCTCAAACAGAACCAGCCGGTTCAGAGCCAACCCGAGGGTGATGCGGGTGCATCATCTGGCAGCACAATGACTGCTACCTCAAGTGCGGCAGCGGAGCAAGAGTTTATAGATGAGGAGGCCATTTTAGATATGCCGAATCTGTTGGTGGACATGGCAAAGGGAATGCTCGTGAGCCCGCCAAGAATGAAGTCGGCCTCCCCAGATGATTCGCCGGAGGATTCAGACGGGGGAGGCCTGTGGAGCTATCCTTAGAGAAAGAAAACACAAAGTTCATTCGCAAAATTGGCCCCGTGAATGAATCAAAGAAGCATAGATATAGATCACTAGTGACGCGACGCTTAATGATCGATTAATCAGCGCCAGCGACCGTTGGTTTTGTTTTTGCAGCTGATTTTTGGgttaattttaagaaattattatatgaatAACAGCTGCTCTTTAAGAACTTGGTTTTTGCAGAAAACCTAATTAATcttgagaaattttaaaaacgtTCTCATTCTGCATATAATTCCTGTCTCTCTTTGTTTTTCATTGTATGGGATAAATTGCAAGATAAATCGCTGGAATAATTGCGAGACCAATTGTTGACTCAGGAATTGTATGTTTTGAcataaaagaaacaaattgACAAAATAATGTTTTTGGGAACACGTGAATGCACCTCCAGATGTTTCCAAGCATTCATGTGCTTCTGGGGCCCTTTCGGCAATTCCTACGAGCAGAGTTAAGGTACGATAAGTCCTTTTTCGAATCATGATCAGGCATAATTATAACATGAATCGAATGAGTGCAGTGTTGATGTTAATATCGTCCTGCAGAAATGTTAATTGCCAACTGATATCTAAATACGTACATATACCAtcctaaaattgaaaaagcgCAACCTCGGTTGCCGATCTTACCGGTTTAATTTTACTTCTAGTTCATGAGGAAACTTCATACATCGACCTGGTAcgcttttaattaattgaaccGAGGAATAACCTTACCTGATTTTAGTACTTAGGATGACGAACAAGACAATTTATTATAGTTTATACAATGAGAGTTTGCTATGCGCATATGTTTggtagaaatatatataaccatattttttttcccttcatattttgataagtaacacacacacacacacacacacatataatatctatctatctatatatatatatattacctcTCTTCGTTTTGTTGAATCAGATTCGTCAAATGATTGAGGTTGACTTGCTCATGGTCGTAAAGTTCGTATTCACTCTTCGACAGGGTATGCGCGCTTGGCCGTAGAATTCTGCTAAGAAGGGACGAGCAAGACCACAATAATTTTGAGCACACCTTCAAATTAAGGTAGGAACCGATATGCATGTTGGTGATATGCATATTGGTTGATCGCTATGATGATCCCTAACCGAACCTGGGGAGTTCGTATTCATCCGTGAGCCCAGACCAGCATTTTCCACCAGAAAAATAAGATTTCTTCTCAACCTAGACTcccattattatatatatatcgtgtGAATCCTGATATCTGGATGTTCAATTGGGCCACAATTAATCGAATCGAGCAAGGTCGGTCCACTAAGGAATAAAACTCTCCCTGCATTGATTTTTTCTGTATCCATAAGAACTCAGATCCAAAACCTTATTTAAGTTGAATAAGCGTCGAATCGCTTAAACCAAATCATGTTGAACccattattataaaatttaattagagTCACAAACCTCTGAAATTAAGATGCATTCTTTCTTTTCGgtgatatcttttttttttcggttatataAGTTGCATTCTTTTAATTGGAATTTGCAGATTGTAGTTCGTATCATTACATACCTCGCTGCTTTTGTACCAAAAGGGAATAACATCTTGACTGCATTATACAtcagcaatatatataatagactgcctatatatataaaccgtatatgaggaaaaaatgtatattttaaGGTTGCAACCGAagatatttacatattttttggTATAGAGTATAGATAGTTGAGttttttccccaaaaaaatattcataagaatattaaaatgaaagatTGAGCAAAGGacattattattcttttttaatgtaaatTGGAGCACGATGCATAAATGGGGTAgactttataatatatatatatatatatatataaacattaaTATTGACATTACTAGTCGAGAGACGAAGGAAGTATCTCTGATCCGAAAGATGCGGGCAGAATGTggaccacaaaaaaaaaagcgttGAAATTgaatcccaaaaaaataaacaaaagaatACTTAATTTACATGagagaattaaaaaatatatatttctcctTTGGGAGAGGGACGAAATAAATTATCTTatcaaaaagaataattttcttaaCAGGAGGAAATATGCGTCAAGCATGACAACCACGGTGGAAGATTAATTAAGAAGATCCTTTAtctccaaaaaatatatatctatatatatatatatatattcatagtATTTCACtggaaaattaaataaaaatagaaaaaaactTGTCTTCCGTTATTACTATATTTGAGAAGAGTGAAATGATTAAACATTCACTTTCCCAAAATACTCTTAGTAAAATAATTCTGATTAATAACAACCACTAAAGTATGATTACAATTGTAAATTCACATGATTAACTGCACTATTTTCTCTGTACCACCTTTTTCACTCTCTtgtaccttttttttcctgtttctaaatcaaattattttattatggccagcaaaaataaaatttattaaacaaacttattaattaattgcaaaTATTACATTGATTAATAATCTACACTAGatcaatattatattttttcacttaaacttttattatatttttcacaGAAAAACTCATAttactaatttaattaatatattggcGATTCGGAGTCATAAATCCTGCGCTAGTTTTATATATCTTTGTTGACTTATATTATGGTCAAATGCAAATGCTTACGTTGTTCATTTAACTCAATTCTATTTTGCCCAATAACTTTTTTTGTAAGACATGTAGAGTAAATGTTCATGTCAAAGTATATGCATCCATGTTTTATGTTGTGCATATCCGTTTACAGTACCTAGCCTAATTAGTTGAGGAGCTTGAGCATTATATTGACAAGTATTATGTACTTAtcgtcatatatatatatacacacacacgtACATATTAGGCatgtatacacacacacacacatacataatTACATATTAGGCATGAAACTGGCGTGCCGCACGCGGTAAAACGTGAACAATTTTCCTGTTTCATTGATAAGCGTGTTCAAATTGTGGAAAAGCGTGATTTAccatcaataaaaatatactatatatttcTTGGATTAATGGTAATTGAATTTTCACTAACAcgatgagaaaaaaaattaaaaatataaaatcgatatgttaataaattttttatcacatcgaaaaagtaaaagtaaaaaataaaaaagatcaCAGGTAAAAagttaacttttttttaacttttggtGGCAATACATTTTCTAATGCCGATACTGATCACAATTTGTGAGTGTTATTTTCTATTTGTAATACAGCAATAGATCCATTTATAAACCCCCAAAAGACAttatattaatgaaataagtaccGAATAAGACCAAAATGTTGGCAACTTTTCTCATTAAAGCCATAACATTTATTTTCGTTTCAATAAGGTCGTAACGTtgcataaaatatttaaataagccaatcaatattttaaaaatatttttaacattCTGAAATGTAAAAACTAATCTCTagtcttaaaaaataaatcaattaaaaattaaaccttaaaaattggaaaatctATGGGCTTCGGTCCCCAAATtcaccaagaaaaaaaaactgaaaagggAAACTGAAGCCCGATTTCTAGATCCAAGGGGGTCGCCCCAATTGGATCTCGAAATCAGGGTGGTGAGAGCCTTACTAGCGGCCATTGACCCCATGTCCAAGGTCGTTGGCTACCTTTGAGGTTGCCAGTGACCTCAAGTTGGGGGTCAATGGCCGTAGCGAGGCCCTCACCACCCCAATTTTGGGATCCCATGGAgccgcctttgcaggtggagGGGGATTCTCTGGCAACCACTCATCCCCCACCCGTAATCGCTGACGACCTCTTAGGTGGTCAGTGACCTAGGGTAGGGATCTGGTGGCCGTCGAATGCTAACCAATCGTCTATTGGGGTCCTTCATTCTTCATGTGGTTTTTCtagtttcaaaatttattctttaaatttagaaattagtttaaaatttctatacattaaaattacttaaaaaatacCGATGGCCTTGTCTCAAGATAGGAGAGAAAGGGGGGAGGTGAAATTGGCAATTATGCGAGTAGTAGTGATTCgtgatttttcttcttttttaatttttgggaAAATGACTCAAAATATCACAAActcctcatttttttttacgttTTATCACGAACTATCTTTTTCAATAAGAAATATACAAACTTGTTATTTGTTACATCATCTACCATCAGTCCGTCGTTCTGTCAAGTTTGGTGATGTGGCTAACTGATGGAGCCGATGATCGTCTGTATGAGTGAGTTGGATTGGTGCGGCCCGATAACGTGAAATGACTTGCTTGCCCTCCATCCCTACCCTTTCTTTCTAGTCCATTTGTGGACAAAATTGTCAACTTGCTCGACCCCCccttcgtcttcttcctcctccgccCTTCTGCGAGACCCCTTCCCCCTCCTTTCTCCTTCATCCTTTCCTCAGAAAGAGACAGCAACGCAGAGCAAGAGGAAGGAacatcgagagagagagagagagggactTAACTCGATGAAGGAGCGGGAAAGAGGTGAAGCTGTGAGCTGAGGGCGGTCGTGTGGTTGTTAGAAGCAGAGCTCTTGGCTCGGTGAAGAGAAAGAGTGGAAAAGGAGCTGGGTTTCGAATCTGAGTGCATGTGGAGCTTGCCGGAGATAGGGCCGGGAAGCATCAACATGGACCCGTGGAGTCTCGAAGCAGATGATTGACTCTGGAGGGGGCATCGacctcatcatcttcttcgttCCTCTCCTATTCATTCTTGTTCCGATCATCTTCGCTCTCGAGTCCTTCAGCCTGCTGCCCCTCTACTGCCTCATCTTCATATCCATGTCGTCCTCCCCCTGCTGTTTACACTTTTGCACATCATACCCATGGCCCCTCCATGCCATCGCCTCATCTCCATCCCTCGCATTCACTGAGACATCTACTAGAGCGCCTTTTTCAGTCTCAATCGGCCCTTTGATCCTGACTCAGCTCaatcctcctcttcctccattCCCCCACTCCAACTGGGGGTGGTCGGCACGGCGCTAAGAGTCTCGCCGGTGGCCGCCACCCCTGACCCcttgccctcctcctccttcgaCCCCTCgtcctctctttttcttcaattttcagattaaatttttttaaaaaaaaaattacgtgGATCCCACTCAACTAATTCGTGAGTGCCATGTGGCACCATTAAGTGCCATACAACATAGCAAttaaaattgatggaaaaacTAAGACCGTGGTATATATAGATCAATAGTTTGCATATAttttacaagaaaaaaattagtttgTCATAAAACGtagaaaaaatgtaaagttTGTGTATTCGAgtaatttttcctttattttttaatggaaatttTTGGAAATACAGTATTACAACACCGAGAGatcttttttttcgatataaatatatatatatatatagctcagGCACTGTGCATGAGATGAAGTGAACTTCCAATTCTCCGCCAAAGAATATTTAAGATTAAATAATCAAGTGGGaatcaaactaaaaaactaaattaaatGTGGAGACTTGGTCGTAGGTCCCTGCTGTTGCCATCAGTGATTCACATTGCTGCCCAAAATTGCAGAGGAAGCAACCAAGAAATGCTCGAAGTTCCCATAGGATTAAAATCCCATCCCACCTTCGAATATATCAAATCCCTTGAAAAAGGGTCCATAAAAGTCGCATTCAATTTCAAGTCCAGGTTCAGTTCTGACCCctttcaataataatttaataagagtaattaatttcattggTCACGGCCcctacatacatacatacatacatacatattggTCCCTCAAGTGGTCACCATCCCTTTGCCCCACCTCCATGGAGAAACTCAATGAAATAATTGAAGGCAGGCGAAACGGTCTTAATTCCAATATATTAATTGTAGCTACATATTGTACCCACGTACTCCGACAAGAAAATACTCCATGTATATCCAATGTCCTCTGACCGTTTTCCATCACATTTAAGTGTACACCAcactaaaacaaaaatgcagcACGGGCGTTTCATGTGTTAGGATTTGTACCGGAAACTGTCGAAATTTGGTTAAAATTGAACTTGACATGATTTTGAAACAAACACACTTCGGGAAGGATTAATGGTACCGATTCTTCTTGCATAACTAGCTAGTTCTGACATTCAGTATAGTCAATTGTCTACAGTTGCAGTTGTTTACTGACATTATCTCAGACAAAAAAGCATCAAACCGATTCATCTGAAGAAGCGAATTGAACAAATTATTTGTTGAGTTACAGCttgttatataataataataataataataataatgtggGCGTTTGGTTTTGAAGTAAAGTTATATTATACTCTATTTTGACATAGAGACAAAATAATTTGGGAAAATTATTActaaaaaattagttataataatgattaaaaaagTGTGTGAGTggatttattataaaattagagaaaatgacaaaaaatagtgaaaagttgtgataatttagtattaaaaaatcagTTATgataatagataataaaaagtaagtgaaataatttattattaaattgaaaaaaaaattaaaaaaatataattgttttgttgaattgtaaaaaaaaataaagtagaGTCGAGTATAATTGGATTATAACCTTTATGTTACAATATGCCCAGCAAATTTTTGGATTCGATGGTTACAAGTGGCAATCACACCCTCCTCACACGtccatccctttttttttatttttttttccagctaCTTCCAAGTTCCAACTATAATATCTTCTTCTCCTGTAGTGGAACAAGGATAAgaggaaatttttattaatttagtttTGGTTTTTCAAATTTGTGTGGGCCAAAAGAGTAAGAGAGGTATATAGAAGAAGCAAGTGGCTCACGCGTTTACGCGTGAAATCCACCGCCCCAACTTCTCTGCTTCGGGTACAGGGACAGGGTACGAACTACTGTTTGattgaagatgatgatgatgatttagGGTGGTTAATTAACTGTCAAAAGAAAAAGCCGTGTTTGGGTAATCGAGTGACGTCACTTCGAAAAGGTCGAGGTTGTCTTCTTTCGCCTGGCCTGGCCTCTCCTCTCTACGCCACGTCAGCTGTCTCTCTTGTAGCTAAGGTTCAGCTTCCGAGAATGCTCTGTCTCCAGTCTCCGCCTCTCTCTCGCGTGCACTTTGCCGATTATTTCCTCCACACGGCTACCACCCGTCCCCCTCTGCTCGTTCATCGAATTTGTTTCCTTACttacgaaagaaaaaagatttgataaatatatattttttaaattataaaaaagttcATGAACTctatacaatgaaatataaatactaataattaataaaaaagtttaaaaaattttcatgagTATCGAACATGAATTCACTTTAGTACTGTATTCTTGAACATCCTGTACTTTTAACTAATGCTCGCAACATTTAAAAATCTTCATTTTTATCTTACTAtatatctcatatatatatatatatatatatattaaataacgatcatttaatattaaattgtcaaacattacatttttttggttgaaatcATGTATTTTGATTGTAAGGAGACATATGATCTAGAATAAGAATAATCACAGCTAAATATAAGTAATGAAAATCCTATTAAAGATGATTGAATTCGAGATCTCATGATTCCGAGTCAACGACGTTTATCCTGGTGTCAAGTCACTTCTTTAGAAATTATGGATTTCTTACGTATACACGTATTCTGCTGTAGTAACACAACCATGGGTATAGTTCACAACGTGCTATATAAATGTTTAATAAAGTGCAATCCCACTCCCTGTACTATGACATCCGTTGATCAGGTAAACAATTGCCAAATACTTAAACGACAATATTGCACTAAATCCACGTATGTAGCATGAAACCTCCCACTTGAATGTTTATAGTCATACCATCAAATGTAATGGTCTAGTGGTTaacaagcttactttcatgtGGTTTGGTAATCCCAAGGTTGACATGGATTTGGGGAACGCCGGCTTCTGTAAATTATACTGGGCTTTTGGTGGTGCTATGCTGACGAGGGCAGTACTTAGGCTGTTTGATCAGTTCGTCTAGTATATTCACGATTGAATACGAGAGTCCGAACATTGCGTAGAGGGAGGCGACGGGGTCGCCACTAATGCTGCCCACCATTtcacttatcaaaaaaagaaggtttttattttttttgtatttccTATCgtaaaaattaagaatcatCTACGATACAATAAGCTTGAAATGATTGTGTTTTATCTCCAAATTTTCACCATTGAATTTCTATTGAAATAATTTGGTCTCAGGACAGATTGGGTTACCTTCTCGGAAGTTGGCTTTTTGATTCTGACGGTTCCAGCTCGTCTGACGAAAGCTCATCTCCCCCTTTCGGCTGTAAAGTTGAAGCCAACAAAAACCTCCCATCGGTCAAGGTCAAACGCcgccccccaccccccccccccccccccccccccccccaatgCACTTGCCACGTAACTACCTCGCACACGTGTCGGTTTCCAACTGCACTTCCGGACTGGAAGTGAGGGGACAGCTGGCACCCATCCCCCCGCCCCCAAGTTctgtttttaaattaattgattatagAGAAGGAACCGTGGGCCAACGCTGCAAAATTATACAACTGTCTCCTTATCAGCAGCTTTTCCCGCGTTTTGGAATTTTGCCAAGTCCTCTtatattaattcttttttttttaaataaaatatcatcatacatatatatatatatgtatgtatacgtACGATAATATCCGTTACCTATAAAACTCAAAGCTCAGCTCATTATCACTTTAAACTTCAAAGTATTCACACACACTCTCACTTTCCACTGCTTCAAGAACACTAAATCCTACCTAATAATTTA is a genomic window containing:
- the LOC116202515 gene encoding ethylene-responsive transcription factor ERF027, with the translated sequence MDHHHHQPPPPSPDPPSLLPPPSLATPTTRPDPVSPRLVPSPDGSSGKHHPNYRGVRSRSGKWVSEIREPRKTTRIWLGTYPTPDMAAVAYDVAALALKGPEATVNFPELVHAYPVPASTSAADIRAAAGRAAAAREPKPELKQNQPVQSQPEGDAGASSGSTMTATSSAAAEQEFIDEEAILDMPNLLVDMAKGMLVSPPRMKSASPDDSPEDSDGGGLWSYP